A stretch of the Filimonas lacunae genome encodes the following:
- a CDS encoding pyridoxal phosphate-dependent aminotransferase — protein MPASPIRKLVPYADAAKKKGVKVYHLNIGQPDIETPKSVLDAVRHSDFTILEYSHSAGNESYRKKLVQYYEQVGVNVNHNQIIVTTGGSEAILFAFMACLDAGDEIIIPEPFYANYNGFAVEAGVKVVPITASIENGFALPAISEFEKAITPRTKAIIICNPNNPTGYLYSKEEMEVLKEIITRHNLYLFSDEAYREFCYTGKHFSAMQLEGVDDNVVLVDTISKRYSACGGRIGAFVTRNNGLIQAAMKFAQARLSPPSFAQIAGEAAVDLPADYFNATKALYQSRRDLLVKRLNAIPGVFCPNPGGAFYAMAKLPIDDADKFCQWLLEDFDFNKQTVMLAPATGFYGTSGLGKQEVRLAYVLKESDINSAMDCLENALKQYPGITN, from the coding sequence ATGCCTGCTTCACCAATTCGCAAATTGGTTCCTTATGCAGATGCAGCTAAGAAAAAAGGGGTTAAAGTATACCACCTGAATATCGGGCAACCCGATATAGAAACTCCCAAATCTGTACTGGATGCAGTACGACATTCTGATTTCACCATCCTGGAATATAGCCATAGTGCAGGAAATGAAAGCTATCGTAAAAAGCTGGTGCAATATTATGAGCAGGTAGGAGTGAATGTAAATCACAATCAGATTATTGTAACCACCGGTGGATCGGAAGCCATTCTATTTGCTTTTATGGCGTGCCTGGATGCTGGCGATGAAATCATTATTCCTGAACCTTTTTATGCAAACTACAATGGTTTTGCTGTAGAAGCAGGAGTAAAGGTGGTGCCTATCACAGCTTCTATAGAAAACGGTTTTGCTTTACCGGCTATCAGCGAATTTGAAAAGGCGATAACTCCCCGTACTAAAGCAATCATTATTTGTAACCCTAATAATCCTACCGGCTATTTATATAGTAAAGAGGAAATGGAGGTGCTGAAGGAAATTATTACTCGCCATAATCTTTATCTTTTTTCAGACGAAGCATACCGGGAATTTTGCTACACTGGCAAGCACTTTAGCGCTATGCAATTAGAAGGTGTAGATGATAATGTGGTGCTGGTAGATACTATTAGCAAACGTTATAGTGCCTGTGGCGGTCGTATCGGAGCTTTTGTTACCCGGAATAATGGATTGATTCAGGCGGCTATGAAATTTGCACAGGCCAGATTGAGTCCGCCAAGTTTTGCACAAATAGCAGGGGAAGCAGCTGTTGACTTGCCGGCAGATTACTTCAATGCAACAAAAGCATTATATCAAAGCCGGAGAGATTTATTGGTTAAAAGGCTAAATGCAATACCGGGAGTGTTTTGTCCTAATCCGGGTGGAGCTTTCTATGCTATGGCCAAGCTACCAATTGATGATGCTGATAAGTTTTGTCAATGGTTGTTAGAAGATTTTGACTTTAATAAGCAAACTGTAATGTTGGCTCCCGCTACCGGTTTTTACGGAACGTCGGGCTTGGGAAAACAAGAGGTGCGTCTGGCATACGTATTAAAAGAAAGTGATATAAATAGTGCCATGGATTGTTTAGAAAATGCACTAAAACAATATCCTGGCATAACTAATTAA
- a CDS encoding DUF1573 domain-containing protein has protein sequence MKKLLLLASLFIGVNAFSQAPAPAQEVTPIKFEEVKHSFGQVPQSIPVTTSFTFKNTSDKPVIIENATAECGCTTPEYPKTPILKGQTGVIKVTYNAANQGKFTKNVHVKVAAVQQPVLLTIDGEVVPKKS, from the coding sequence ATGAAGAAGTTATTATTATTAGCAAGCTTATTTATCGGCGTAAATGCGTTTTCACAAGCTCCGGCTCCGGCACAGGAAGTTACTCCTATTAAATTTGAAGAAGTGAAACATTCATTTGGTCAGGTTCCACAAAGTATACCTGTTACCACTTCTTTTACATTTAAAAATACCAGCGACAAGCCGGTAATTATCGAAAATGCTACTGCAGAGTGTGGTTGTACCACTCCTGAGTATCCTAAAACTCCTATCTTAAAAGGACAAACCGGAGTTATTAAGGTTACTTATAATGCAGCCAACCAGGGTAAATTCACTAAAAATGTGCATGTTAAAGTAGCCGCTGTTCAACAGCCTGTGTTACTGACCATTGATGGTGAGGTCGTTCCAAAGAAAAGCTAA
- a CDS encoding DUF1573 domain-containing protein, which translates to MRRIAFLVAAFFAFNSVNAQNSTSTSQTADISKVVSFKETDHDLGKIPYGKPVEFDVVMTNVSQDSVKIVNVQTQCGCTTPKWKEGPYAAGQDFKIVLGFNGYTDGHFEKYVTVFFSGGVSKQLKFHGDTYKEQVQQSTPNKTR; encoded by the coding sequence ATGAGAAGAATTGCCTTTTTAGTGGCAGCATTTTTCGCTTTTAATAGCGTAAATGCCCAAAATTCAACCTCAACTAGTCAGACTGCTGACATCAGTAAAGTGGTTTCTTTCAAAGAAACGGACCACGATCTGGGTAAAATTCCCTATGGAAAACCCGTTGAATTTGATGTTGTTATGACTAATGTGAGTCAAGATTCTGTTAAAATTGTAAATGTACAGACTCAATGCGGCTGTACTACACCTAAATGGAAGGAAGGACCTTATGCCGCCGGACAGGATTTTAAAATTGTCCTGGGCTTTAATGGCTACACCGATGGACATTTTGAAAAGTATGTTACTGTTTTCTTTTCCGGTGGTGTTAGCAAACAATTGAAGTTTCATGGTGACACCTACAAAGAACAAGTTCAACAAAGTACCCCTAATAAAACCAGATAG